The region TCCGTCAGGGTGCGGTAAGAGTACCGTACTGCGGTGTTTTAACCGCTTGAATGACTTAATTAAATCCTTCCATTTAGAAGGCAAGATTTTATATCACGGTCAAGATTTGTACGCTCCTGAAATTGATCCGGTTGAGGTACGACGGCAAATTGGGATGGTCTTCCAGCAGCCCAACCCCTTTCCAAAAACGATCTATGACAACATTGCCTTTGGTCCACGCCTGTTGGGCTACAAGGGGGATATGGACGAATTAGTAGAGCGTTCTCTCAGAGGGGCTGCACTTTGGGATGATGTGAAAGACAAGCTTAAAGCTTTAGGAACTGACCTATCAGGTGGTCAGCAACAGCGTTTGTGTATTGCACGAGCGATCGCTGTGCAACCTGAAGTTATCCTGATGGACGAACCATGCGCTGCCCTAGACCCTATTTCCACGCTCAAGATTGAAGACCTGATGCAGGAATTGAAAGAGAACTATACCCTCGTCATTGTGACTCACAATATGCAGCAGGCATCGCGGGCTTCTGATTACACTGCCTTCTTTAATGTTCAAGCCAATGAAAAAGGGCAACGCACTGGCTACATTGAAGAGTACAATCGTACTGAAGTTATCTTCCAAAGTCCGAAGAACAAGGCAACTCAAGAATACGTCAGCGGTCGCTTTGGTTGATTCCGAATCATCCTTTCCGTTACGGCGGTTATCGCAACCTATGCTTGAGATTGATTTTGGAACCTGATGTCTTACACGTTACCAAATCAAGCTACGATGATTGAGAGACTATAACCTTTACGAAAGGTAAAGATTCTCTCAATGTCGTCCTCTCTCTTGTGAATATCATGAAGCGCTACATATCTCGTTTACTTGCACTAGTACTAGTAGTTTGCGTAGGGCTAATGGGATGTTCAGCCGTTCCAGAAGGGTCCATTGGATTGAGTGGAAACTATCGCCAGGACACCTTACTGGTCATTGATAGTTTGAGAACAGCGCTTCAAGTTCCAGATGATTCTCCAGAGAAGATTACAGTTCAAGCTCAGGCAAAGCAGCTAATCAGTGATTTTGCGTCTCGTTATCGACGAGACAGTTCATTGACTAAGTTGTCTTCATTCACAACGATGCGCACTGCTCTAAATTCTCTCGCAGGGCATTACAGTTCCTACCCCAATCGTCCAGTCCCACAAAAGTTGAAAGATCGGCTAGAACAGGAATTTAAACAGACAGAAATTGCTTTGGAACGGGGAGCGTAGGATCTATAACGGTATTCTAAGAAATGGTGGAGGGGGTGATTTTAAGTCACCCCTTTGTTTTCAAGCAATCGTTTTCTAGCGATCGCCTCTCAAATTCTCAAACGACGGCTTCATAGCGATCAGCAGACTCTGTATCCAGTTTCAGGAATCGATTGAGCAAGGATGCTGGATGATGGGGATGAGGCCAGGCAAATGCATGACGAAATGCAGCATCCTGGCAGGCTTGGAGTTCCTCAAAGCCAATAATGTCGTAAGTCAGCAGATTTTCATACTCAAATGGTAATCGCACATTGTGTAAGCCAGCATTATCTGTACAGATGGCAATATCAACACCCGCATCAAAGCAACGGTCAAAAACGAGCTTGAGTTGGGAGAGGTCTTCCAGCGTGCCAGTTTTTGTGTAGGTTGTAGGACAGACCTCTAAACACTGTTTACGCTCTGCCACTTCTTTCAACAGATGAGGATAGTGAATGGGGATCTGAATACCATGACCAATGCGCATCAGATAGGGAAGCAAATCTGGATGGCAGCCCTGGCGAGTTTCATACAAATGCCCGGTAGTGCTGAGGTTGAGCGATCGCGCATAGGCATATAATTCGATAAATTCGTCTAGTCGCTCCCCATAGTGGTTATCACCACCTGCCACATCAACCGCACAGACATAGTTGCGTGATTGAGCAGCCAATTCTACAATTGCCCGATTCACTTCATAGGGCAGTTTAGAATGCATACAAAGAATTTGGCTCGTCACAATTGGGTATTCACCAATCTGACTCGCCTTACCCACAATCTCAACAATTTCCGCCATGGCATCAATTCTTTGCGATTGTGCGAGATGGGCAGGAGTTCGCAGGTAAGGTGTATACCGCAATTCCAGATAAGCAAGATTCTCAAAGATATAGGCTCCCCGAACGAGTCGGTAGATGAAATAAGGCAGGGTTTCTGCCGTTTGCACACTTTCCACCAGCGTATGAAGTTCAAGATACTCATCCAAGGTATTGCGAGGACGAGTATAAAAGTCTTCAAACTCTGCATAGTTAGGGAAGCGCTGAGTCAACTCAGACTCATTCCGTTGTAAGTACCGCCACAAAATGCGAGGGACAACAGATCCTCCCAGGTGACGATGTAATTCCGCATATAGAGCCACGAGAACCTCTTGAATTTGTAGTAATCGGTTTATGGGTACTGAGCGATTGCATGAAAAGATCTGCTCTTTAACAAATCTTTTCTTCATCATAGGGAACTCACATTGGTCGTTGTGTGATTTGCAGGCACTTCAGCCAGTTTGCACCTTAAGCAAAACGCATTGAACGGTTTTGCGATGTTTTCTTGCTTGACCGACAACAAATAGTTGACACTCGTCTTCATAAATCCTGATAATAGACGTTTGTGCAAACTCTAATGTTTTAAGAAACACCTTGGCTAACGTCATCGTTATTGGTGCCCAGTGGGGCGATGAAGGGAAGGGAAAAATCACTGATCTGCTTAGTAAATCAGCAGATGTCGTAGTTCGCTACCAGGGCGGTGTAAACGCTGGACATACAGTCGTTGTTAAAGATCAAACCTTTAAACTGCACCTGATTCCTTCAGGAATTCTGTATCCAGAAACCGAGTGCATTATTGGCTGTGGCACAGTCATCGATCCGAAGGTACTGATTGAAGAACTCGATCAATTAGAAAAGCTAGGGATTTCAACCGAAAACCTACTCATTTCTGAAACTGCCCATGTCACAATGCCTTATCATCGCATTCTGGACCAAGCCTCTGAGGAGCGACGGGGAGAACACCGGATTGGGACGACAGGGCGGGGAATTGGCCCTACCTATGCAGACAAGTCTGAGCGGACGGGTATCCGCATGATTGATCTAATGGATCCGGAGTCGTTGCGGAAGCGACTGCGTTGGACCGTCGAATACAAAAACGTTATTCTTGAGAAGTTGTACGATCTGCCTCCGCTAGATCCACAAGCCGTAATTGACGAATACCTTGTGTACGCAAATCGTCTGCGTCGTCATGTAGTAGACAGTTCCCTGAGGATTTATGATGCAATTCAGCGCAAACGCAACATTTTGTTTGAGGGTGCCCAGGGAACCTTGCTAGACCTTGATCACGGCACTTATCCCTATGTTACATCCTCCAATCCAGTTGCGGGAGGAGCCTGTGTTGGCACAGGAGTTGGACCAACGGTGATTGATCGTGTGATTGGTGTGGCAAAGGCATACACCACTCGCGTTGGTGAGGGACCCTTTCCCACAGAGTTGAATGGCACGATTGGAGAACACCTGTGCGATCGCGGAGCCGAATTTGGCACCACGACTGGTCGTCGCCGCCGTTGTGGTTGGTTTGATGCGGTCATTGGTCGTTACGCAGTGCGAATCAATGGATTAGATTGTCTTGCCATCACCAAACTCGATGTACTAGATGAATTGGATGAAATCAGCATTTGCGTCGCCTATGAAGTAGACGGAGAGCGCTGCAATGATTTTCCCAGTAATGCTCGCCGCTTTGCTCGTTGTCAACCGATTTACAAAACCATCCCTGGCTGGAAGCAATCCACGGCTAATTGCCGTACCTTAGAAGACTTGCCAAAGCAAGCATTGGACTATCTCAAGCTTTTGGCAGAGTTGATGGAAGTCCCAATTGCGATCGTCTCGTTAGGCGCTAGTCGTGATCAAACCATCATCGTTGAGGATCCAATTCACGGTCCAAAGCGTGCTCTGCTGTATACCAACCCCATACCCACTCACTAAAGTTCACTAAAGCACTATGGAATTTACGATTGAATGCCAAGCCCGTCCAGAGGGCAGCAAACCAAATGCGCTGCGTCGTTCTGGCAAACTACCTGCCGTCTTGTATGGTCATAACGGTGATGAATCTCTCTCGTTGGTTTTAGATGCGAAGGAAGCAGAACTGCTGCTACGGAAAGCATCAATCAACAACTCCCTGATTCAAGTCAACATTCCTGACAAATCCTGGAATGGCAAAGCGTTGTTGCGAGAGGTACAAACTCATCCCTGGCGTGGTACTCCTTACCACATCAGCTTTTTTGCAGTTGCCGCGCATGGCAGCCTGGAAGTGGATGTGCCTCTGCATTTTGTAGGAACTGCCAAAGGAATTAAGGTGGGAGGTGGATCTCTAGATCCGTCTATGAGTTCACTACACGTGAAGTGTGTTGCAGAGAAAATTCCTGACCAAATTGAAGTAGATGTATCTGACTTGGATGTGGGTGAATCGCTTCAAGTTAGCCAGTTAACTCTACCTGAAGGCATTGAAGTGCTTAATGATCCCGGACGAGTCGTTGTTTCTGTCCTACCGGGCGGCGGGTCGTAGTTTAGCCGTTACCATCTGATTTTGCGTCTCGAAAGGATTAACCAGGGTTCATTGCCCTGGTTTGTCGGTTTGTTGAACCAGGAGCACTGATAAAACTGGGCGATCGCTTACCTGTCCAGTTTTATCTACCTTTCCATGAAAAACTTCACCCTGATAATACATAGCAGAAGAACTGCCACCGTCTAGATTCAGCCCCTTTTCAACCCCCAGCTTCTTCATAAAATTCGCGAGTTCTGATAGGGTTAACCCAGAATTAGTAGGAGAATCTGGACGCTGAGCAGCCAAAACCCAGATAACACTGCCATCGCGGGTAATGCCGATCGCACTCCGAGCATTGAGGTGGATGCTGCCGAGTGGGTCTCGGATAACTTGTTCGTTTTGCACATGCCAAAATCCTTCCTGCTCTAATCTCAGGAGAGGCAATAGTTCTGGTCCCCCACCCAATGCCGCCTCAAGTTGACAGTTAGCAGGGGGCAATTCCTGGCGCAGCACAATATCATATTGCAGGATTCCGTCACAGCGGTAGCGGCGAAACTCACTGCGATTCAAAATCTTGTCCAGATAAGGTAGCAAATCAGGGTTAGACATCAACCGCTCGTTGTCTTCCGGTTTCGCAACCTGCTGACCGTTGAGAATCACAGATGACGTTGATTTATGATTTTGTGGATCAAAAAAACCACCGTTGAGCACCGCGATCGCATCCGTTAATGTCGCAAATTGTTCTACAGTTTTGAGTTTGTTATCAACCATTGGAGTAATCACAAAGCGCCCTTGAGCTGGAATTTTTAAGGTATGAACCAGACTACGAGGAAGTTTGTGCAGGTTATACTCCAACTGGCGCTCCGGAGTTTGAACAGGTGATGCTGTAGGAACAGGCGATCGGGTTTCAGACGGCGCTCTCTGCAAACAAGCGACCAACAAGACACCGACACTCCATAACACCCAGTATCGTAGCCAGTTTAGAGCCATTCCCACACTTCACCCAACCACAACTATCACCCTTTACCCTATATCCCAACCAGCAGTATCACAAAACTAACAGAACGATAAAATTCTCAAAAATCCCAAAAAAAGACCCTGCAAGGTGCAGGGTACTTATACTTGTGGAGGAAATCCAAACTGGCTAGATAAACTTACAGACTAGTTAAAAAACCGATAACACCATGCCCTGTAAAAACTTCCAGCAGCAGCAACGCCACAAAGCCAAGCATCGCCAGACGACCATTCAACAACTCTGACTGCTTGTTAAAACCAAACTGAGACTCACTAGAGACATACATGGTTGGCTCAACTGCGTAAATATTTTGCCTTCCCTGATCTTCTGTAACAACGCCGCTTCTCATTGATTTATCCTTTTTGATCATTCTTGTAAAGATATATTAACAATAATAAAGCTATATTACAAGCTCGATGACGGTTTTTCTGAAAATCGGCAAAGTGATCGTAGATTATCCCGGCAAGGCTTAGACGAGGGCGAAACTTCTTGAATCAAAAATTGCATTCTGTGGAACAATTGTTGGGTTGCAGCCACTCTAACGCCAGTTCATCATGAGCCAATTTGTTAGACTTCTACTCCTCGCCCCAACGGCATTTGCACCGCTATTGTCATTGATTGTGGTTGCCCCAGCTCATGCCAGTTCTGAGTCTTGGGTCAAGGTTTCAGAAGACTATGCTTGTGTGCGAACAGTGACGCGGGAGCCGAAAAAGCTCGTGTGCAAACGGCTCGGCACAGGGGCTTCTGAGGCTGGAAAGGTGGTTGACTTAACGCAGGTGAGAGAAGCTTCCGCCGTGGATGAAGTCACGACTCCCAAAGACGATTTGCCTGATACATTTGAGTTGACAGACGAGGAGAGTGATGCTTCTGTTGCACTCTTTGGTTGCGACTGCCCGGCATGTGTACGATCGCTGCGGAAATTGCGCAGCCTGACATCATCAGCTCGGTTTGAGCCTAGAGTGTGTTGAGTCGCAAAATTCATCGAGTCGCGATCGTGAGGGGAACTCACGGCAACGAGTTGGCTGGAATTTATCTGGTTAAGAAGTTTCAGCGTTACCCGGATTTAGTTAGCCGTCACAGTTTTGAAACCATGCCACTACTAGCAAATCCACAAGCTTTTGCCCTCCAGCGGCGCTATGTCGAGCAAGATTTGAACCGCTGTTTTCTCCCAACTGAGTTGCAAACTCCAAGGGCAACAAGTTACAAAGCATTGCGAGCAAAGGAAATCTATCAAACGCTTGTTACCAATCTTTATCAAAGAAGCCGCCTACTACGAGAAAGGCATCGCCCTGTGCCTGACTGAACAACAAACACTTACTCTCTTCCCTATCACCCATTTCCTTGCTAGTCGCTAGACAAAAGACATAGAACAGCGGAGTATACTTTTGTGAAGTTGAAGGCAATCGTTAATTGAGCGAGGAGTCAGATGTATATCGTACAAATTGCCTCTGAGTGTGCCCCTGTGATTAAAGCTGGAGGCTTAGGCGATGTTGTGTACGGTCTCAGCCGGGAATTAGAAATTCGAGGTCATACTGTCGAAATTATTCTGCCCAAGTACGACTGTATGCGCTACGACCACATCTGGGGATTGCACGATGCCTATAAAGATCTCTGGGTGCCCTGGTACGGTGCGGCAATCCATTGCTCGGTTTATTGCGGCTGGGTGCATGGGCGGCTTTGCTTCTTTATTGAGCCTCACTCCCAAGACAATTTTTTTGATCGCGGCATTTACTATGGGCACAAGGATGACAATATGCGGTTTGCCTTCTTCAGTAAGGCAGCCTTGCAATTTTTACAGCAAAGTGGCAAGCGTCCAGATGTAATTCATTGTCATGATTGGCAAACAGGGCTAGTGCCCGTCATGCTCTACGAAATTTACCAATGGCATGGCATGGGTAATGTACGAGTCTGCTACACCATTCACAACTTCAAGCATCAAGGCATCGGCGGTACTGATATTCTCTGGGCAACGGGACTCAATCGAGAATCTTATTACTTTGAATACGATCGCTTGCGAGATAACTTTAACCCTTTTGTGCTCAATTTCATGAAGGGGGGAATTGTTTACTCCAACCACGTCACCACCGTATCACCGCATCATGCCTGGGAAGCCCATATGGGCGAGTTTGGATATGGGTTGGGGCATACCTTGCACGTGCATCAAAACAAGTTCAGCGGTGTATTGAACGGCATTGATTATGATGTGTGGAATCCAGAAGTTGATCGCTACATTCCCTATCAATTCAGCAAAGATGACCTGGAGCAAAAAGCGCTCAATCAAAAAGCCTTGCGTGAACGTCTCTGGTTAGACCATAGCAATAAGCCGATCATTGCTTACATTGGTCGCCTGGATGATCAAAAAGGCGTCCATCTTGTACATCATGCGATTTATTATGCTCTCCATCGAGAAGCACAGTTTATCTTGCTCGGCTCTCCCACCGAAGCAGGGATTGCCTCCTGGTTCTGGCATGAGAAGAACTTCCTCAACAACAACCCAGATGTGCATCTGGAGTTAGGGTTTAATGAGGAACTGTCGCACCTGATTTATGCTGGGGCAGACATGATTATTGTGCCCAGCAACTTTGAGCCGTGTGGGCTAACTCAAATGATTGGGCTGAAGTATGGCACAGTGCCTATTGTGCGGGGTGTGGGCGGTTTGGTAAATACGGTTTTTGACCGCGATTATGATCAAACTCATCCGCCAGAAGAACGCAATGGCTATGTGTTCTACCAAACGGATTATCAGGCATTAGAGTCGGCAATGGATCGGGCGATTGGCTTGTGGTATCACTATCCCGAAGAATTTGAAAAGTTGCAAATTCAGGGCATGAATTACGACTATTCCTGGAATCATCCTGGACAAGATTATGTCGCAATTTATGAGCATATTCGTCACAAGTAATCTTCACTATCAGTCAACGCATAGAGGCTCACCAGCGTCATCTTATCTTTGGTTTCTTCCACGACGCTTCTCTGAGAAGATACTTGATAAGTTTTCTGCTCATTTGATTGCCGTTTTCGGCATCCGGCAATGGGATAGGAATGGTATTAGGTATTGGGCGGCAGGAGTTTCAAAAATCGGGATCGGTGGAAGTAGAGTTTTGAGCCGTGGGGATGATCGCTGGAATCACAATTTGATCATCTTGTTGCAATAGTGGATCTAATGAGCGATCGCCCATTTCCAGGGTTTTTGCCACATCTACCTTAATCACTTTTTTCGTTCCTGTTTCAGTCAGGCGATGAATTTCAACTTGTTGCAGATTAGCATTGGCAAGACTACCACCCGCTTGCTGAATGGCACGGCTAACAGTCGGTAATTGATCTTCTTGCCTTAAATTTTCATTACTCATTGCCGCCAGAGAATAGGCTCCGGGACGAGACACTTCTCCATTGACTTGAATGCTAGTCACAATTGGAACAGGTTCGGTTCTGATAATTGCCCGATAAATATAAGCAGCAGCATCCGCTCTGGTTGCAGCCCGACCAGCGATCGCCATTTGCAATTCACGATAGGAAACAGGCACCTTATCACCAAAACTGGAACTCGGAAATGCCCTGCGAGTCATACTGTTAAACTCAGTCGGCGTAATTGTGCGATCTGGACGAAAACTTCCATCTGGAAAGCCCTGCACAACCCGCTTAGTGATCAAAAACTCAATGTAATATTGAGCCCAGTGCCCTTCAATATCTCGCAGTGATTGCTCTCTAGTACTGAAAATGGGTTCGGTGGCTGATCGATTTTGCTCGATCGCGGCTTCCTGCAGAACCATATTACTGGCTGGCAAAGTGGGTAACGCTTCCTGCGATCGCTGCCAATAAGGAGCAATTGGGAGAGGGGAGGTGTCTACAGTTACCACTGTTACTTTGGGACTTGGCTTGGCTTGGCTTGTTGACTTGCTCGATGGTTTAGCCGAAGGCTTGGTCAGCTTTTCTGGAGTCGAGATCGCTGTTGTTTTCGGGCTAACTGGCTTTTGTTGATCGTTGGAAGAATCCTCGTCTGCATCCGTTGTTGCCTGCTGACCCAATTCTGAAAACCCGCGAATACCGCTCCACAGCGCAATCGCAGACAACGAACACAGCACAGTGGCAGTGAGAAGTTTAGAAGCGTTCTCGTTCATCAGTGGATAGTCTTCTTACTCAACGCTTGGTTACTCCATACAGAGGTTTTGTTAGCCCATCAGGATTCAGTTCAACACCCACTTCCGCATAGGATGAAGTCACGTAAATTTTCACAATCACATAGTTATGACGGATATGACGGACGACATGCAGCCCCGGATGCGACGGGAAAGTGACAGTTTGGGTGAAGTAGAAGTGCCTGCTGATCGCCTCTGGGGGGCACAAACGGCGCGATCGCTGGAGAATTTTGCAATTGGGGTATCACGGTTTTCCTGGGAACGTCCGGTGGTTCGAGCTTTTGGGATCTTGAAAAAGTGCGCCGCGATCGCCAATGGCGAACTGGGGCAGTTGCCTTTAGAAAAAGTTGAACTGATCGTCCGTGCTGCAGAGGAGGTGATTGCTGGACAGTGGGATGATGAGTTTCCGTTAGTAGTATTTCAAACCGGGTCAGGAACACAATCAAACATGAATGCGAATGAGGTGATTGCCAACCGGGCAATTCAACTGGCAGGGGGAGTAGTTGGCTCCAAGCAACCGATTCATCCCAATGATGATGTCAACCGCTGCCAGTCTTCCAATGACACATTTCCAACTGCAATGCACATTGCTACTGTGGAACAGTTAGACGCGGTGTTGCTACCTGCAGTTAATCGATTACGCGATACCCTGGCAGCCAAAGCAGAGGCGTATCAACCAGTGGTGATGGTAGGGCGAACCCATTTGCAGGATGCCACCCCGATTACGTTGGGGCAGGCAATTTCAAGCTGGGTAGCGCAATTAGATGACGCGATCGCTACAATTCAACGATCTACTCCTGATTTGTATGAACTGGCGATCGGTGGCACTGCTGTTGGCACAGGAATCAATGCCCATCCAAGATTTGGTGATCTGACTGCGGAAAAAATTGCTGCCGAAACCGGCAAACCGTTCGTTTCAGCCCCTAACAAATTTGCGGCACTCTCTGCCCACGATGCCATGGTGAATATCAGTGCAGCACTGCGAACTTTAGCAGGCGCATTGATGAAAATTGCCAATGATGTGCGCTGGTATGCCAGCGGACCACGGGCGGGCATTGGCGAGATCAAAATCCCGGAAAATGAGCCAGGTTCCTCAATCATGCCAGGTAAAATCAACCCCACCCAATGCGAAGCACTAACAATGGTAGCGGTACAGGTATTCGGCAATGATCATGCAGTGGCATTTGCTGGGTCTCAGGGCAACTTTCAACTGAATGTCTACAAACCCGTAATGCTACACAATGTGCTGGAATCGATTCAACTTTTGGCAGATGGGTGTCGCTCATTTTGCGATCGCTGTGCTGTAGGCATTGAACCGAATGAAGCCCGGATTAAAGAGCACCTCGACAATTCCCTGATGCTGGTAACAGCACTCAATCCCCATATTGGCTATGAAAAAGCCGCAAAGATTTCTTTAATGGCTTATCGGGAAAATATTAGTTTGCGAGAAGCCGCATTAAAACTTGGATTTGTTACGGCTGAGGAATTTGATCAGTGGGTAAAACCAGAGGAAATGACCCATCCTTTCTGAGGCTTTGGCTGCAGTGAGGGATTGGTGACGAGGAGGGGAGATGGGGTATCAGACGTACCACCGGCCGGTAAAAACCGATCTATGATCAGCGTTATTCTTTTGCGTGTGTCTACGGTTTCCACTCTTCATGACAGCTAACGTTTTCGTCATTGACCATCCCCTGATTCAACACAAACTCACCATTATGCGCCGGGCGGAAACCAGTACCGCCAAGTTTCGATCGCTGCTTACCGAAATCAGTATGCTGCTGGCATACGAAGTTACTCGTGACCTGCCGATTAAGTATGAGTTGATTAAAACGCCGCTGGCAGAAATGCAAGCCCCCCTGTTAGCACCTGAAAAGAAACTGGTAATTGTTTCCATCATGCGGGCAGGGCAGGGGATTTTAGATGGAATGCTGCAACTGATGCCATCTGCCAGGGTGGGACACATTGGGTTATATCGCGACCCCACAACGCTGATTCCTGTGGAGTATTACTTCAAAGTACCTCACGATATTGAGGAACGGGATATGCTGGTGGTCGATCCCATGATTGCTACAGGAAATTCGGCGATCGCAGCCGTGGATCGGCTCAAGGAAACCAACCCAAAATCCCTAAAGCTGGTATGTTTGCTGGCAGCTCCAGAAGGTATTGAAAATTTCCACAGCTATCATCCCGATGTGCCTATCTACACAGCAGCAGTAGATGAGAGACTAGACGAGCACGGCTACATTATTCCAGGATTAGGGGACGCAGGCGATCGCTTATTTGGCACCAAGTAAGATCCAGCATCCTGCACTCCAACAAGGAATAATGAGAGTGGAATGCGATCTCCCACCCAGACAGTTTGATGCTCCCTACCTTTTCCCACCCCACTCTCCCCACGTTACTGGATAAACGACTGAAATTCTCAGGCAAGCTGTCCAGCAGCGGCTCAATTAGAGATGAGCAGCAAAGCAGGGAAATCATGTTCTGGAAAGGTTACAGGAGATACAGTCGCCCTGTGATTCACAGCTTTGTGACGGCGATACTACTGGTGCTAGTGCTTTGGTTGTCTGGTGACCAGACTGTTCTTGCCAGCCCTTTAACTGAGCGGTTAGCAGCGTTTCCCCATTGGGACAGCAAACCCGCCGTGCAGCCTGCGGTAGGAGAACTGGTCTATCCCGATTGGCTGGCTGGTTCCTGGACAATGACCAGCACTCTGGTTGAGATGGTAGCTCCACTGGCACCAGAGGTAACCACACCTGGATTTGAAGGCAATCGGCAATTTCTCAATAAGCCGATTCAATGCCAAGTTCGGTTTGTGCCCAGCACTGCCTTAAAAGGGAATGGCATTTCGGTGCCATTGTTATCCTTACCAACCAAATCGCTCATCAAAGCGGAAGT is a window of Leptolyngbyaceae cyanobacterium JSC-12 DNA encoding:
- a CDS encoding Adenylosuccinate synthetase (IMG reference gene:2510096759~PFAM: Adenylosuccinate synthetase~TIGRFAM: adenylosuccinate synthase), with amino-acid sequence MANVIVIGAQWGDEGKGKITDLLSKSADVVVRYQGGVNAGHTVVVKDQTFKLHLIPSGILYPETECIIGCGTVIDPKVLIEELDQLEKLGISTENLLISETAHVTMPYHRILDQASEERRGEHRIGTTGRGIGPTYADKSERTGIRMIDLMDPESLRKRLRWTVEYKNVILEKLYDLPPLDPQAVIDEYLVYANRLRRHVVDSSLRIYDAIQRKRNILFEGAQGTLLDLDHGTYPYVTSSNPVAGGACVGTGVGPTVIDRVIGVAKAYTTRVGEGPFPTELNGTIGEHLCDRGAEFGTTTGRRRRCGWFDAVIGRYAVRINGLDCLAITKLDVLDELDEISICVAYEVDGERCNDFPSNARRFARCQPIYKTIPGWKQSTANCRTLEDLPKQALDYLKLLAELMEVPIAIVSLGASRDQTIIVEDPIHGPKRALLYTNPIPTH
- a CDS encoding hypothetical protein (IMG reference gene:2510096763), which gives rise to MSQFVRLLLLAPTAFAPLLSLIVVAPAHASSESWVKVSEDYACVRTVTREPKKLVCKRLGTGASEAGKVVDLTQVREASAVDEVTTPKDDLPDTFELTDEESDASVALFGCDCPACVRSLRKLRSLTSSARFEPRVC
- a CDS encoding LSU ribosomal protein L25P (IMG reference gene:2510096760~PFAM: Ribosomal L25p family~TIGRFAM: ribosomal protein L25, Ctc-form), translating into MEFTIECQARPEGSKPNALRRSGKLPAVLYGHNGDESLSLVLDAKEAELLLRKASINNSLIQVNIPDKSWNGKALLREVQTHPWRGTPYHISFFAVAAHGSLEVDVPLHFVGTAKGIKVGGGSLDPSMSSLHVKCVAEKIPDQIEVDVSDLDVGESLQVSQLTLPEGIEVLNDPGRVVVSVLPGGGS
- a CDS encoding photosystem II protein Psb27 (IMG reference gene:2510096757~TIGRFAM: photosystem II protein Psb27), producing the protein MKRYISRLLALVLVVCVGLMGCSAVPEGSIGLSGNYRQDTLLVIDSLRTALQVPDDSPEKITVQAQAKQLISDFASRYRRDSSLTKLSSFTTMRTALNSLAGHYSSYPNRPVPQKLKDRLEQEFKQTEIALERGA
- a CDS encoding Chlorophyll A-B binding protein (IMG reference gene:2510096762~PFAM: Chlorophyll A-B binding protein) — translated: MRSGVVTEDQGRQNIYAVEPTMYVSSESQFGFNKQSELLNGRLAMLGFVALLLLEVFTGHGVIGFLTSL
- a CDS encoding putative periplasmic protein (DUF2233) (IMG reference gene:2510096761~PFAM: Predicted periplasmic protein (DUF2233)), with protein sequence MALNWLRYWVLWSVGVLLVACLQRAPSETRSPVPTASPVQTPERQLEYNLHKLPRSLVHTLKIPAQGRFVITPMVDNKLKTVEQFATLTDAIAVLNGGFFDPQNHKSTSSVILNGQQVAKPEDNERLMSNPDLLPYLDKILNRSEFRRYRCDGILQYDIVLRQELPPANCQLEAALGGGPELLPLLRLEQEGFWHVQNEQVIRDPLGSIHLNARSAIGITRDGSVIWVLAAQRPDSPTNSGLTLSELANFMKKLGVEKGLNLDGGSSSAMYYQGEVFHGKVDKTGQVSDRPVLSVLLVQQTDKPGQ
- a CDS encoding adenosine deaminase (IMG reference gene:2510096758~PFAM: Adenosine/AMP deaminase~TIGRFAM: adenosine deaminase); this encodes MMKKRFVKEQIFSCNRSVPINRLLQIQEVLVALYAELHRHLGGSVVPRILWRYLQRNESELTQRFPNYAEFEDFYTRPRNTLDEYLELHTLVESVQTAETLPYFIYRLVRGAYIFENLAYLELRYTPYLRTPAHLAQSQRIDAMAEIVEIVGKASQIGEYPIVTSQILCMHSKLPYEVNRAIVELAAQSRNYVCAVDVAGGDNHYGERLDEFIELYAYARSLNLSTTGHLYETRQGCHPDLLPYLMRIGHGIQIPIHYPHLLKEVAERKQCLEVCPTTYTKTGTLEDLSQLKLVFDRCFDAGVDIAICTDNAGLHNVRLPFEYENLLTYDIIGFEELQACQDAAFRHAFAWPHPHHPASLLNRFLKLDTESADRYEAVV
- a CDS encoding phosphate ABC transporter ATP-binding protein, PhoT family (IMG reference gene:2510096756~PFAM: ABC transporter~TIGRFAM: phosphate ABC transporter, ATP-binding protein), which codes for MTSNLHQNVRTDDVFHTENVNIYYGDFLAVRDINLDIPRNAITAFIGPSGCGKSTVLRCFNRLNDLIKSFHLEGKILYHGQDLYAPEIDPVEVRRQIGMVFQQPNPFPKTIYDNIAFGPRLLGYKGDMDELVERSLRGAALWDDVKDKLKALGTDLSGGQQQRLCIARAIAVQPEVILMDEPCAALDPISTLKIEDLMQELKENYTLVIVTHNMQQASRASDYTAFFNVQANEKGQRTGYIEEYNRTEVIFQSPKNKATQEYVSGRFG
- a CDS encoding succinylglutamate desuccinylase (IMG reference gene:2510096764~PFAM: Succinylglutamate desuccinylase / Aspartoacylase family), giving the protein MLSRKIHRVAIVRGTHGNELAGIYLVKKFQRYPDLVSRHSFETMPLLANPQAFALQRRYVEQDLNRCFLPTELQTPRATSYKALRAKEIYQTLVTNLYQRSRLLRERHRPVPD